A genomic region of Leptotrichia massiliensis contains the following coding sequences:
- a CDS encoding tRNA1(Val) (adenine(37)-N6)-methyltransferase has translation MKYIEYLESVNKKMIVKEKGLKITQDAILLSEFIKKYFEANYKNIKEKKKFLEVGAGQGIISLLLSEMNAVSKIFAVEIQEEIFKILKKNVEINSLNEKIIPINKNIKNIQKEYDFIFSNPPYKKTNSGKMPEDKSEKISKYEILLTLEELFQEIKRLLKNYGEFFVIVPNNRLNDVFRYIYKNNMNILTIEVNKYKKTDLVVVHGRKGGKINSGIEINV, from the coding sequence ATGAAATATATTGAATATTTGGAGAGTGTCAATAAAAAAATGATTGTGAAAGAAAAAGGTTTAAAAATAACACAGGATGCTATTTTACTTTCAGAATTTATAAAAAAATACTTTGAGGCAAACTACAAAAATATAAAAGAGAAAAAAAAATTTCTAGAAGTTGGAGCAGGACAAGGAATAATTTCTCTATTGCTTTCTGAAATGAATGCTGTTTCAAAAATTTTTGCAGTAGAAATTCAAGAAGAAATATTTAAAATATTAAAAAAAAATGTAGAAATAAATAGTTTAAACGAAAAAATTATACCAATTAATAAAAATATAAAAAATATTCAAAAAGAATATGATTTTATTTTCTCAAATCCCCCATATAAAAAGACTAATTCTGGAAAAATGCCAGAAGATAAATCAGAAAAAATTAGTAAATATGAAATTTTACTTACGTTGGAAGAACTTTTTCAAGAAATAAAAAGACTTTTAAAAAACTATGGAGAATTTTTTGTAATTGTGCCAAATAATAGGTTAAATGATGTTTTTAGATATATCTACAAGAATAACATGAATATTTTGACGATAGAAGTTAATAAATATAAAAAAACAGATTTAGTAGTTGTACACGGTAGAAAAGGAGGAAAGATAAATTCTGGAATTGAAATTAATGTATAA
- a CDS encoding ABC transporter ATP-binding protein, with amino-acid sequence MGKKLLEVKDLSVSFNTYAGEVQALRGISFSVDRGETLAIVGESGSGKSVTVQTIMRLIPMPPGEIKNGEILFEGEDLVKASIERMRELRGGKIGMIFQDPMTSLNPTIKVGKQIMEGILIHKNVTKEEAKQQAIEMLRKVGIPKPEERFHQYPHEFSGGMRQRAVIAIALSCEPDLLICDEPTTALDVTIQAQILDLINELKKELNIAVILITHDLGVVAETADRVIVMYAGEKLEEAPVRELFKNPKHPYTWGLLKSLPRLDMKIGEKLASIPGTPPDLLKPPVGDPFAPRSEYAMKIDYERKPPMIDLGNGHFVKSWLYVDGAPKIKSPFESEESDELKNEGMEGK; translated from the coding sequence ATGGGAAAAAAATTATTAGAAGTAAAAGACTTGAGTGTTTCTTTTAATACTTATGCTGGAGAAGTTCAAGCTCTTAGAGGTATTAGCTTTTCTGTAGATCGAGGAGAAACACTTGCAATCGTTGGAGAGTCTGGTTCGGGGAAATCAGTTACCGTACAGACAATTATGAGATTAATACCAATGCCTCCAGGAGAAATAAAAAATGGGGAAATACTTTTTGAAGGCGAAGATTTAGTAAAGGCTTCCATTGAAAGAATGAGAGAACTTCGTGGTGGAAAAATCGGGATGATATTTCAAGATCCTATGACATCACTTAATCCAACGATTAAAGTTGGAAAACAAATTATGGAAGGAATTTTGATTCATAAAAATGTAACAAAGGAAGAAGCAAAGCAGCAAGCCATTGAAATGCTTAGAAAAGTTGGTATTCCTAAACCTGAAGAAAGATTCCATCAATATCCGCATGAATTTTCTGGAGGAATGCGACAAAGAGCAGTTATAGCCATTGCTCTTTCGTGTGAACCAGACTTATTGATTTGTGATGAACCAACAACGGCTTTAGACGTTACAATTCAAGCACAAATACTAGATTTGATAAATGAACTGAAAAAAGAATTAAATATTGCCGTAATACTTATAACACATGATTTGGGAGTGGTCGCTGAAACTGCCGACAGAGTAATTGTTATGTATGCTGGAGAAAAATTGGAAGAAGCTCCTGTTAGGGAACTTTTCAAAAATCCAAAACATCCTTACACTTGGGGACTTTTGAAATCTTTACCAAGACTGGATATGAAAATTGGAGAAAAATTAGCTTCTATTCCGGGAACTCCTCCAGATTTATTAAAACCACCTGTAGGAGATCCATTTGCACCACGTTCTGAATATGCAATGAAAATTGACTATGAAAGAAAACCTCCAATGATTGATTTAGGAAATGGACATTTTGTAAAATCGTGGCTTTATGTTGACGGTGCTCCAAAAATAAAATCTCCTTTTGAATCAGAGGAATCTGATGAATTAAAAAATGAAGGAATGGAGGGGAAATAA
- a CDS encoding ArsR/SmtB family transcription factor → MAKIMEEEITSYETKTIHKEIVEKVEKLMPKEEVIYDLADFFKILGDTTRMRILSALFHEEMCVYDIANLLKMTQSAISHQLRVLKQGRFVKHRKEGKVVYYSLEDEHIKHIVEQGMTHILEKR, encoded by the coding sequence ATGGCTAAAATAATGGAAGAAGAAATTACAAGTTATGAAACAAAGACTATTCACAAAGAAATTGTGGAAAAAGTAGAAAAATTGATGCCTAAAGAGGAAGTTATCTATGATTTGGCGGATTTTTTTAAGATATTAGGAGATACGACTAGAATGAGGATATTAAGTGCCTTGTTTCATGAGGAAATGTGCGTTTATGATATTGCAAATCTCTTGAAAATGACACAGTCTGCTATCTCACATCAGCTTCGGGTATTAAAACAGGGGAGGTTTGTAAAACATAGGAAAGAAGGTAAAGTTGTTTATTACTCGCTTGAAGACGAGCATATAAAGCATATTGTGGAGCAAGGAATGACACATATTTTAGAAAAAAGATGA
- a CDS encoding GerMN domain-containing protein translates to MQKQENLNEEKTKKKKSNFRKNLFVTLLFFGTVAVVLVNRYDRKHRSKIHVEVDKNLVQETTQEEEAQNKISIFVYNPSTKTVNEREIVVPRQMNLIEGDFINGIIRNSDYISEDMKFRSAYNLRIDNVNTTVVKLNAQFANLKREPELFNGFSLAVTNTILKNFPNIQSVVIQIDGETNTR, encoded by the coding sequence ATGCAAAAACAAGAAAATTTAAATGAGGAAAAAACTAAAAAGAAAAAAAGTAACTTCCGAAAGAATCTTTTCGTAACATTACTTTTTTTTGGAACAGTCGCAGTTGTTCTTGTAAATCGTTATGATAGAAAGCATAGAAGTAAGATTCATGTAGAGGTGGATAAGAACTTGGTGCAGGAAACGACGCAAGAAGAAGAAGCTCAGAATAAAATTTCCATATTCGTATATAATCCCTCTACAAAAACAGTAAATGAGCGAGAAATCGTAGTTCCTCGACAAATGAACCTAATAGAAGGAGACTTTATAAACGGAATTATCCGAAATTCAGATTATATCTCAGAAGATATGAAATTTAGAAGTGCATACAATCTTAGAATTGATAACGTAAACACTACAGTTGTTAAACTAAATGCACAATTTGCAAATCTAAAAAGAGAGCCTGAACTGTTTAATGGATTTTCTTTGGCTGTAACAAATACTATATTAAAGAATTTCCCCAATATTCAAAGTGTTGTAATTCAAATAGACGGGGAAACAAATACAAGATAA
- a CDS encoding N-acetylmuramoyl-L-alanine amidase family protein, with product MKKVLLFLLFFVSAITFSDTLKNISYSNGKVIGTFRENNQIKPNASVTKLGNEDILMLSFPNSEMESSVQAFINQNDQYISKVYTTQSNGMVVVYVYLKPSVTYQVVSRTGEFQVTLGGGQTASRNNSSQTSRYTTTQKQSTTNTQTAQTQTQPNTSTGNKKYTIVVDAGHGGHDSGARGNGYNEKDIALQVATKLANNLRQDYNVIMTRNSDFFVPLDTRAKIGNDANADFFISIHLNSSSSSSANGTEVFYFSKKDQGSYAAQVAKFENKVDGSYGDVPFSDFILNDIFYRKNQKTSQAIAESVLDGLINLTGLRRRGVFGANFAVLRGSNSPSILVELGFMNNYSDLSHYLTPEGQESAASTIGNAIRKFFK from the coding sequence ATGAAAAAAGTATTATTATTTTTATTATTTTTCGTAAGTGCTATTACATTTTCTGATACTTTGAAAAATATATCATACAGTAATGGAAAAGTCATCGGAACATTTAGAGAAAATAATCAAATCAAGCCAAATGCATCAGTTACAAAACTAGGAAATGAAGATATTTTAATGCTAAGTTTTCCAAACAGTGAAATGGAAAGCAGTGTTCAGGCATTTATTAATCAAAATGACCAGTATATAAGTAAAGTTTATACAACTCAAAGTAACGGAATGGTTGTTGTTTATGTGTACTTAAAACCATCTGTAACCTACCAAGTTGTAAGTAGAACTGGAGAGTTTCAGGTAACATTAGGTGGCGGACAAACAGCGTCAAGAAATAACTCTTCTCAAACATCAAGATACACAACAACACAAAAACAATCAACTACTAATACACAAACAGCACAAACTCAAACACAGCCAAATACTTCTACTGGAAATAAAAAATATACAATTGTTGTCGATGCAGGACATGGTGGACATGATTCGGGAGCAAGAGGAAATGGTTACAATGAAAAAGATATAGCGTTACAGGTGGCAACAAAACTAGCTAATAATTTGAGACAGGATTACAATGTTATTATGACAAGAAATTCAGACTTTTTTGTACCATTAGATACAAGAGCAAAAATTGGAAATGATGCAAATGCAGACTTTTTTATAAGTATCCATTTGAACTCAAGCTCAAGCTCATCAGCGAACGGAACAGAAGTATTCTATTTTAGCAAAAAAGATCAAGGAAGTTATGCTGCACAAGTGGCAAAATTTGAAAATAAAGTTGATGGAAGCTATGGAGATGTACCATTTTCAGACTTTATCTTAAATGACATTTTTTATAGAAAAAATCAAAAAACAAGTCAAGCTATAGCAGAATCTGTATTGGATGGACTTATAAATTTAACAGGTCTTAGAAGAAGAGGAGTTTTTGGAGCAAACTTTGCAGTACTTCGTGGAAGTAACTCGCCATCAATACTTGTAGAATTAGGATTTATGAATAACTATTCTGACTTATCCCACTACTTGACACCAGAAGGTCAAGAAAGTGCAGCAAGTACTATTGGTAATGCAATAAGAAAATTTTTCAAATAA
- the yajC gene encoding preprotein translocase subunit YajC has product MDKNSIGVILIYVAFMAVLILPTYFSNKKKKQQKTALLESLKVGDKIITVGGIKGSITNIYDQSVEMKIDKSARMEVMKSAIDRLEKK; this is encoded by the coding sequence ATGGACAAAAATTCAATAGGTGTAATATTAATTTATGTAGCGTTTATGGCAGTGTTAATTTTGCCAACATATTTTTCAAATAAGAAAAAAAAGCAACAAAAAACAGCATTGCTGGAAAGTTTGAAGGTTGGAGATAAAATAATAACGGTTGGAGGTATCAAAGGAAGCATTACAAATATCTATGATCAATCGGTGGAAATGAAAATAGATAAAAGTGCGAGAATGGAAGTTATGAAATCTGCAATCGATAGATTAGAAAAAAAATAA
- the tpx gene encoding thiol peroxidase — MAEIKDKVTFKGNPITLVGNEVKTGDTAPDFTVLSPELKEVKLSDYKGKVVVIAVFPSVDTGVCALQLARFNQEAASFGDDVQLLTISADLPFALGRYCADKGIANALTASDHRELDFGTKYGFVIKELRLLSRGTIIVDKDGVIRYLEYVSEVGEHPDYEKALEVIKELTK; from the coding sequence ATGGCAGAGATTAAAGATAAAGTAACATTTAAAGGAAATCCAATAACTCTTGTTGGAAATGAGGTAAAAACAGGAGATACAGCACCTGACTTTACAGTTTTATCGCCAGAACTAAAGGAAGTAAAATTAAGCGACTATAAAGGAAAAGTTGTTGTAATAGCTGTGTTTCCATCAGTTGACACAGGAGTATGTGCGTTACAGTTAGCAAGATTTAATCAGGAAGCTGCAAGTTTTGGAGATGATGTCCAACTATTAACGATTTCAGCAGATTTACCATTTGCACTTGGAAGATACTGTGCGGATAAAGGTATTGCAAATGCTTTAACAGCTTCAGATCACAGAGAATTAGACTTTGGAACAAAATATGGTTTTGTAATAAAAGAATTAAGATTATTATCACGAGGAACTATTATTGTTGACAAAGATGGTGTTATAAGATATCTAGAATATGTATCAGAAGTTGGAGAACATCCTGATTATGAAAAAGCGTTGGAAGTAATAAAAGAATTAACTAAATAG
- a CDS encoding peptidylprolyl isomerase — protein MGLRQHKKAIQIGSAIMIGIFAISMLVTGILFLKNNVFGEAGGNREVIATVNGTKIYRDDFERESLGLKNQLSDLNQQKMQQLSQAGIPTENLKNVPDNIINEYVLQLMIHKEILLSSAKNLGIKISGATVEQDFNSYQKQSKLGKQEFAQYLRSVGYNVTSFKKMIKDQKTIEKMREKLFANDKITDEEIKKAYERNKYTQAFLNQDFEDVKEQIKENMTQDKDIMILNSYLAKAKEKAKIVFKNKDFEKMYANMTTTVAQNGEYKYTNESLNEQIINTVSQTQQGYSDKLVNDLKATLKVNLDKFVKIANKAKAAGIKADPDLVGVDQLRDYSQKYYNHLIDTYKPDDAALQAKFNAKKDSYNIPNSIGGYVIGEEYQAGENDFQAAKKQAEDIMKTTTKDNFAAKAKEFSKDPGSANNGGSLGETADLSQLVPEFANAVKKSKAGDIVGPIKTQFGYHIIYIQSKDAKNENVAKVSHILITPTISEASKQEVIKKVQALKAEIESKKTTFENVEKQDKYKFSIKERFKKMVKSDAIPGIGKNDELMNQIFALQINGILDRNDATGYYLITKTSEIPFTQATFENSKERVRLELAHEYADKQLEIM, from the coding sequence ATGGGACTTAGACAGCACAAAAAGGCAATTCAGATTGGTTCTGCAATTATGATAGGAATATTTGCTATATCTATGCTTGTTACTGGAATATTATTTTTAAAAAATAATGTTTTTGGTGAAGCAGGTGGTAATAGAGAAGTAATTGCAACAGTCAATGGAACAAAAATTTATCGTGATGATTTTGAAAGAGAAAGTTTGGGGTTAAAAAATCAATTAAGTGACTTAAATCAACAAAAAATGCAGCAATTATCACAAGCAGGAATACCCACTGAAAATCTAAAAAATGTTCCTGATAATATTATCAACGAATATGTTTTACAACTTATGATTCATAAGGAAATTTTGCTTTCATCAGCAAAAAATTTAGGAATAAAAATAAGTGGAGCAACTGTTGAACAAGACTTTAATAGTTATCAAAAACAATCAAAACTAGGAAAACAAGAGTTCGCTCAATATTTAAGATCTGTTGGATATAATGTTACTTCATTTAAAAAAATGATAAAAGATCAAAAAACAATTGAAAAAATGAGAGAAAAATTATTTGCAAACGATAAAATTACAGATGAAGAAATAAAAAAAGCATATGAAAGAAATAAATATACTCAAGCATTTTTAAATCAAGATTTTGAAGATGTGAAAGAACAAATTAAAGAAAATATGACACAAGATAAAGATATTATGATTTTAAATTCGTATCTTGCCAAAGCTAAAGAAAAAGCTAAAATTGTATTTAAAAACAAAGATTTTGAAAAAATGTACGCTAATATGACAACTACTGTAGCACAAAATGGAGAATACAAATATACAAATGAATCATTAAATGAACAAATTATAAATACAGTTTCACAAACACAACAAGGTTATTCTGATAAACTTGTAAATGACTTGAAAGCTACATTAAAAGTAAACTTAGATAAATTTGTAAAAATTGCTAACAAAGCTAAAGCTGCGGGAATAAAAGCTGATCCAGATTTAGTAGGAGTAGATCAGTTAAGAGATTATTCACAAAAATATTATAATCATTTAATCGATACTTATAAACCTGATGATGCAGCATTACAAGCTAAATTTAATGCTAAAAAAGACAGTTACAATATTCCAAATAGTATTGGAGGTTATGTAATCGGAGAAGAATATCAGGCTGGAGAAAATGATTTTCAAGCAGCTAAAAAACAAGCTGAAGATATTATGAAGACAACAACTAAAGATAATTTCGCAGCTAAAGCTAAAGAATTTTCAAAAGATCCTGGTTCAGCGAATAATGGTGGAAGTCTAGGAGAAACAGCTGATTTATCACAACTTGTTCCAGAATTTGCAAATGCAGTTAAAAAAAGTAAGGCTGGAGATATTGTAGGTCCTATCAAAACTCAATTTGGTTACCATATTATTTATATTCAAAGTAAGGATGCAAAAAATGAAAATGTTGCAAAAGTTAGTCATATTTTGATAACACCAACTATTTCTGAAGCATCAAAACAAGAAGTTATTAAAAAAGTTCAAGCTTTAAAAGCCGAAATTGAAAGTAAAAAAACTACTTTTGAAAATGTAGAAAAACAAGATAAATACAAATTCAGCATTAAGGAAAGATTCAAAAAAATGGTTAAGTCGGATGCAATTCCTGGAATTGGTAAAAATGACGAATTAATGAATCAAATATTTGCACTACAAATAAACGGAATTCTTGATAGAAATGATGCAACAGGGTATTACTTGATAACTAAAACATCTGAAATACCATTTACACAAGCTACATTTGAAAATTCAAAAGAGCGTGTAAGATTGGAACTTGCACATGAATATGCAGATAAACAATTAGAAATTATGTAA
- a CDS encoding ABC transporter permease produces MKNILKFLIKRIAMGLVTLWLVITITFFLIHMLPGDPFQSEKAIPPKVKENLMAKYHLDRPLGEQYVEYLKNIAKGDLGASMKVRGRTVNDVIKKSFLTSADLGTRSIIFALALGIPLGIVAALKRGKYQDRLAMIVAIIGISVPSFVLAGLMQKYFVDVHNGILIDQYNLPLIRILLSGWDRPEKKILPVVALGLYTVALIARLLRNKMIEVMGQDYIRLAIAKGVKPKNIVFRHALRNAILPIITIMGPTIAAVLTGSFVIEKMFSIPGLGKYFVDSINDRDYTMVLGVTVFYAIFLIIMMILVDIVYVLVDPKIKLGKGDEI; encoded by the coding sequence ATGAAAAATATTTTAAAGTTTTTAATTAAAAGAATCGCAATGGGGCTTGTAACGTTGTGGCTAGTTATTACTATTACATTTTTTCTAATACATATGTTACCTGGTGATCCGTTTCAAAGTGAAAAAGCGATTCCACCTAAAGTAAAGGAAAATCTAATGGCAAAATACCATTTGGACCGTCCATTGGGAGAACAATATGTTGAATATCTAAAAAACATAGCAAAAGGAGATTTGGGAGCATCCATGAAAGTTCGTGGAAGAACTGTTAATGATGTTATTAAGAAAAGTTTCTTGACATCAGCAGATTTGGGAACCAGATCTATTATCTTTGCATTGGCTTTAGGAATTCCACTTGGAATTGTTGCTGCTCTGAAAAGAGGAAAATATCAGGATAGGTTAGCGATGATTGTAGCTATAATTGGAATATCTGTACCAAGTTTTGTATTGGCTGGGTTAATGCAGAAATATTTTGTGGATGTACATAATGGGATTTTAATAGATCAGTATAATTTACCACTTATAAGAATTTTACTGTCTGGATGGGATAGACCTGAGAAAAAAATATTGCCAGTTGTTGCACTGGGACTTTATACAGTGGCATTGATTGCACGTTTATTAAGAAATAAAATGATCGAAGTAATGGGACAGGATTATATAAGACTGGCTATTGCAAAAGGAGTTAAACCAAAAAATATTGTATTTAGGCATGCTTTAAGAAATGCAATTTTACCAATTATTACAATAATGGGTCCAACAATTGCAGCAGTTTTGACTGGTTCATTTGTAATTGAAAAAATGTTTTCAATTCCAGGATTGGGAAAATATTTCGTAGACAGTATCAACGACAGAGATTATACGATGGTACTTGGAGTTACAGTGTTTTATGCGATATTCCTTATCATAATGATGATACTTGTTGATATTGTGTATGTTTTAGTTGATCCTAAAATTAAACTTGGAAAAGGAGATGAGATATAG
- a CDS encoding ABC transporter ATP-binding protein encodes MSVNENKKEKLIEMKNLKKYFPMKKRQVLKAVENVTMDIYKGEILSLVGESGSGKTTLGRTVSRLYTKTNGDILFNGKPVESYGRKEFTKKVQMIFQDPQASLNPRMTVGDIIAEGIDIHKLATSKQERMERVYSLLEIVGLNREHASRFPHEFSGGQRQRIGIARALAVDPEVLVCDEPISALDVSIQAQVVNLLKDLQKERNLTLLFIAHDLSMVKYISDRVAVMYRGKVVELGTPEVVYSDPVHSYTKSLISAVPIADPDFKKTSKIDMDESYLRSPMGDASEIGIIPETPELTEYKPGHFVETSFLKEKGLI; translated from the coding sequence ATGTCAGTTAACGAAAATAAAAAAGAAAAACTAATAGAAATGAAAAACTTAAAAAAATATTTTCCAATGAAAAAAAGACAAGTCTTAAAGGCTGTGGAAAATGTTACAATGGACATTTACAAAGGTGAAATTCTAAGTCTTGTAGGAGAATCAGGTTCTGGAAAAACTACACTTGGAAGAACTGTCAGTAGACTTTATACAAAGACAAATGGAGATATTTTATTTAACGGAAAACCAGTAGAATCTTATGGAAGAAAAGAATTTACAAAAAAAGTGCAGATGATATTTCAAGATCCACAAGCCTCGCTTAATCCAAGAATGACTGTCGGAGATATTATTGCTGAAGGAATTGATATTCACAAGCTAGCAACTTCAAAACAGGAAAGAATGGAAAGAGTTTACAGCCTTTTGGAAATTGTTGGACTAAACAGGGAGCATGCGAGCCGTTTTCCGCACGAATTTTCTGGAGGACAAAGACAGAGAATTGGGATTGCAAGAGCATTAGCCGTTGATCCAGAAGTGTTAGTGTGTGATGAGCCAATTTCAGCTCTGGATGTGTCAATTCAGGCACAAGTTGTAAATTTATTAAAGGACTTGCAAAAAGAAAGAAATTTGACTTTACTATTTATCGCACATGATTTGTCAATGGTAAAATATATTTCAGACAGAGTAGCAGTTATGTATCGTGGAAAAGTAGTAGAACTGGGAACTCCAGAAGTTGTTTACAGCGACCCTGTTCATAGCTATACAAAGTCTCTTATTTCCGCTGTACCAATAGCAGATCCTGATTTCAAGAAAACATCAAAAATTGATATGGATGAATCATATTTAAGAAGTCCAATGGGAGATGCTTCTGAAATAGGTATTATCCCTGAAACTCCTGAATTAACTGAATATAAGCCAGGACACTTTGTGGAAACTTCTTTTTTAAAGGAAAAAGGGCTTATTTAA
- a CDS encoding ABC transporter permease, producing MAENTKKIITENNYIPTPEDFEIVGANTTQSEVIYKPSLTFWQDGWRRFKKNKLALSFLGITLVFLFLAIFGQSLTKYSYRAQDLSAKFLSPTKGLGKGHYLGTDNLGRDLFARLSQGIRISMELSLITAAICVVFGTIYGAVSAYFGEIIDTIMTRIVEILLIIPSMIYIILLMVVMGNSVKTIIIAMSLTRWLNYSLLVRGEVLKIKENEFVLASKSLGGNFLWITLKHLIPNTLSVIIIRLTTDIPNIIFTEAFLSFIGLGVPIPQASLGNLVFDGFVNMTSYPYLFIIPSVVISLITLAFNIVGDALNDALNPKLRD from the coding sequence GTGGCAGAAAATACAAAAAAAATTATAACTGAAAATAATTATATCCCGACACCTGAAGATTTTGAAATCGTGGGTGCAAACACTACTCAAAGTGAAGTAATTTACAAACCAAGTTTAACATTCTGGCAGGATGGATGGAGAAGATTCAAGAAAAATAAATTGGCTTTGTCATTTTTGGGAATAACTCTTGTTTTCTTATTTTTAGCAATATTTGGACAAAGTTTGACAAAATATTCTTATCGAGCTCAAGACTTATCAGCTAAATTTTTAAGTCCAACAAAAGGGCTTGGAAAAGGACATTATTTGGGAACTGATAACCTTGGACGTGACTTGTTTGCAAGACTTTCACAAGGAATAAGAATTTCAATGGAATTATCGTTGATTACAGCTGCAATCTGTGTTGTTTTCGGAACAATTTATGGGGCTGTATCAGCATATTTTGGCGAAATTATCGATACAATAATGACTAGAATTGTAGAAATCTTACTAATTATTCCATCAATGATTTATATAATTTTATTAATGGTTGTAATGGGAAATAGTGTAAAAACAATAATTATCGCAATGTCTCTTACAAGATGGTTAAATTATTCACTATTAGTTCGTGGAGAAGTCCTAAAAATAAAGGAAAATGAATTTGTATTAGCTTCAAAATCACTTGGTGGAAACTTTTTATGGATAACTCTAAAACACTTAATTCCAAATACATTAAGTGTAATAATAATAAGACTTACAACAGATATACCAAACATTATCTTTACAGAAGCATTTTTAAGTTTCATTGGACTTGGAGTACCAATTCCACAGGCTTCACTTGGAAACTTGGTATTTGATGGTTTCGTAAATATGACTTCATATCCATATTTATTCATTATTCCATCAGTTGTAATTTCATTAATTACATTGGCATTTAATATAGTTGGAGATGCTTTAAATGATGCATTGAATCCAAAATTAAGAGATTAA